Within Fusarium keratoplasticum isolate Fu6.1 chromosome 8, whole genome shotgun sequence, the genomic segment CGAGTCATCTGGCAAGCCTGCCCTGTCTGTTGCTGATCTCCTCGCCCAGGCGCGAAGCGGCAAGGAGcccgaggccgccaaggttGAGTCGGTTACCGACAAGCTCGCCAGCATGAAGATCGGTGACAAGCCTGCTTCTGCGGCTGAACCCACGACCCAGAAGCACGAGAAGCGTGGAGCCAAGCCCGCCGCTCTGAACTTGACccccctcaacaccaagcctGTTGAGCCCGCGCAGCCCAGCGCTGCTCTGCAGTCTCTCAAGTCGGCCCGTTTCTTGAGAGTCGACGAGCTGGCCACTTACCCAACTGGCATCATGTCCCCCAACCCAGCTACTAACGCCGCTGTGGCCAGGAAGGGCAAGTCGTTCAAGTACGACGCCAACTTTTTGCTCCAGTTCCAGAAGGTGTTTACTGAGCAGCCTTCTCTCGAGTTTGGCCAGCAGGTCAAGTCTCTGATTGGCGACGGCGACCGTTCGAGGACCAACACTCCTGGCGGTGCGCGCGGCGGCTCTCATCGTGGCGGCAATGTCAGCGTTGGCGGTGGATTCCCTGGCATGGGCAACTTCAATGCTCCTCCAGGCCGAACACTCCCTGCGGGCACCAGCTCCGACCAGCGATTTGCGATGTCCAACTCGGGTCGTCCTGGCTCTATTGGTTCCTTTGGCCGCTCCAACAGTGGATTCCCTACTGGTGGCCCCATCCAGCGAACTTCGTCACAGGCTCACCTGCCCGGCTCTCCCCGCACTGGCTCCCGTCGCGGTGGTAGTGGCCGCCCTCGCGGTGTCGATGCTAAGGAGGCTCAGGCTGCTAAGACCATGCCTTTGACAGCCGGCCAAGAGCTGAAGCCCATTGCTGTCACTGCTAACGGTTGGAAGCCGACGAGCGTGGGTGGCAAGGCCGCTGCTGGTGGTCCGGCTGGTGCCGGCGCCGCCAGTGGCTACCTCGAGCCCGAGATGGTGcagcgcaaggtcaaggctgctctCAACAAGATGACACCTGAGAAGTTCGACAAGATTGCCGACCAGATCCTGCTCATTGCATCTCAGTCCAAGGACGAGTCTGACGGCCGAACTCTCCGCCAGGTCATTCAACTCACCTTTGAGAAGGCGACTGACGAGGCTCACTGGGCTTCCATGTATGCCAAGTTCTGCAAGCGTATGCTTGAGACCATGAGCCCTGAGGTGCGCGATGAGCgtatcaaggacaagaacggCAACATTGTCAGCGGCGGCAACCTCTTCCGCAAGTACCTCCTCAACAGATGTCAGGAGGAGTTCGAGCGTGGCTGGAGTGTCAACCTTCCCGAGCCtaaggaggccgaggaccAGGATGGCAAGAAGGCTGGCGAGGCTGCTCTCATGTCTGACGAGTACTatgccgccgctgctgccaagCGACgcggtcttggtcttgttcaGTTCATTGGTGAGCTGTACAAGCTGGGCATGCTTACTGAGCGAATCATGCACGAGTGTGTGCACAAGCTCGTCGACTATAACGGGGTGCctgacgaggctgagatTGAGTCGCTTAGCAAGCTGCTCCGCACCATTGGTGCCAACCTCGACTCTACTGAGAAGGGCCGCCCGATGATGGACGCCTACTTCCAGCGCATCCAGACTATGATGGACATGCCCGAGCTTCCCAGCCGACTCAAGTTCATGCTCATGGATGTCATCGATCTCCGAAGGGCCAACTGGGTTTCCAAGGAGACTAACAAGGGTCCCAAGACTCTGGATGAGGTGCgagccgaggccgaggcggctCAAGCTGCCAAGGCACAGGAGGCTGCCCGCAGCAACCAGCGAGGTGGTGGTCGTCCCCCAGCTGGACGAGGCGATGCTCGCAACTTCTCATCTGGTTACGGTGGCCAGACCAGCAACCAGGTCGGTATGGACGACCTGCGCCGTCTGAAGGGCTCGGCCAACCGAACCTCGAGCGGCCCCATCTCTCTTGGTCCCGCCTCGATGCTGTCGTCGCGCAGCAACAGCGGCCGACGTATGGGCCCTGGTGGCTACCTCGGCCGACCTGGCGAGGACTCGGGTGCCTCGTCGCGTACTGGCACTCCTCCCACTCGGGAGAACACATCACACTCTAATACCTTCAGGTGAGTTTGGTAGAGTCTCAGCATAGACATGACTAAGCTAACATGTTACAGCCTTCTTGCAAACATGGATAATGACCACCCAGCCTCGCCCCCGTCTACGTCTGCCTCGCCCGCCATGTCCAAGGCTGTCCCTGCCGacagcgacaagaaggagagcgaGTAAAAGGCTCGCTTGTTCTTCTTATTCCTCCTTCCTTCGGTGTCTTGCATTTCGGCAGAGCAGAATAGACTAGGCGGCGGGGCTGTGTTTCTTGCATTTACAGGCTTTTCTTTTCCGGCAGACGTGGCCCAAAAGTTGCGCACGACACGCATTTTTTTTCTGAACCCATGATATGATACCTTTCCCAATCAATAGACAGACGGACCAGCCTCTCACGACCGCGAGGGGCAATAGCAAACGTTTCGAAACGCTTTTTCGGACTGGGATTTTCTTTCATCATGATTGTCTTCACTTCACTGTCCTCCgttcatccatccaacctTCTTCCGGCTGGCCCCCCTTTTCCTGAACAGAACATGCCCCCCCAgcgtgtgtgtgcgtgtgtgttTCAGTTCCTTTAATATTGCAGAGGATCTCTAGCTTAATGGCTTGAGGCAGTTTCATGTCGATATTTGCCAGCATGTCTCTGGTTTTCTTTGGGGGGCACGGAAGAGGATGGACGGGGGGGAGtgttgatggaggagaaacGTCACGTTCACTACGTCACGTCCATCACATCATACACACGCGATAGGGCGGGGGGAGGGAGGTGGGCGGTGGACGAGGTGTTAAGGGATTCGAGGTTGAAAAATCTTTGTTTTTTTCGGAGCAacgagggagagggatggaaagggaagggaagggaagggaagggataAGGGTTCAAAGGGAATCCATCGACGTTGAGATGGACTGTGTTCAGCCTCTTGTCACCTTGAACGTGACGACAGCTTCTGGCCATGCATTCACTCGCCCTCtgctggcctcgagaagctgctgttGCTACTACCTCGACGGAACCATCCAGTTCAAGGGCCcaaggcaggcaggcagacAAGGAAGGGATAACAAAAGAAGACCATGATTGATGATGACTATAGGGCTCATGTCACCGTGCCTCGTGGGCAGATGCATTGTGCCaaggggagaaggagaagactGGTCTGGCCATTACTGGTCAGCCAGTCTTTTCCCCTTGGTGTCTTTGTATAGAGGCGGTTGACCTGGTCGAGCTTTTGATGAAGGGTCTTTTATGATGCTTTTGCTGTATATCATCTAATTTCGAGGGAAGCATGAGCCAGTAGTGGTGGAAAATCTACATATTTGTTCAACCTGGTCTCGACTGATATTTGTGAAGTCTTGCATGGTGACGCGGCGACACGATACTCATGGGGAAATAACTTGATACTTGCGAGACGTGCTCTTGGGGAGTATTGATCTATATAGTTTGATTTCAACAGCCACGCCAACTTAATCATTCATGTCATCTAGATGAAGGTGCCTGTTCTTTTGGCAAGGCCATCCATTTCAACTCCTAAACGCCATCCGCGCTCGCTATACGTACAATACAGCCTTGCTTGCATCGATCCTTCATTACAATCCATGGTGTAGTAGATGAAATCCCTCAATCCCACTCATCTTATACATGTACCCAAAGCCCATGCATGAGCCCAAGACTCCTCCGACTCCTGATGCCGATTGCCGATCCACGCAGCTTTCTTTCCCATGCCGTCGTCATATAAACACATATACCAGAAAAGCCCTTACGCCAGTGGCTTGAAGCCCAGCTTGGAGAACAGCGTGTCCATGGCTACCCATTGCCGGCCGCACTTTTCGAGGTACTTGTCCACGACACCCTTGACAGTGCCGAAGCGCACGCGGTTGTGCTCAGCCTGGGCGAGGATGTTCTCGCGATCCTGCCTCGACATGTCAGCCGCTTgagccttggtcttggccttgtccacATCCCACACGCTGGCAAAGTACAGCAGCTGGGTGTAGATGGCTTTCTCGGTGTACTCGTAGCGCATGCGGCCCAGGCAGTCCCTCGCGAGGCCCTTGGGCCCGAGGCAGCGGGTGCCGTAGACGCTCATCTGACGGGTACGGTTGCCACACTGAGAGTCGTCGCAGACAAGCCATCCTTCGTAGTAGCGGGTTGTCTGAGTACGGATGGCGTGCTCCAGCTGAGCCACGATGgacaaggtcgagatggtggcACCGCAGGAACCGCAAACCACGCCAGACGCAGTAACACGGTCAGGGGACACGGCGAGGCCTTCGAACGTGGAGCTAGCCTTGCACTTGCGGCACCGCAGGGAGAGGCGGGCACAGTCGCCAAAGCGAACTTCGTCGGGGATCTGAGAATCCAGGGGGTGGATCTCAAGGTCGTTGCTCGAACTGTTCTGCTGAGTCTGGAACGAGCTGTACCGCTTGATATCCAGTCCGAGCTGCTCGGCCAGCTGTGAGGTCGAGGTGCCGACAATGTTGGCGCAGAGACGTTCGACGGGAGGGAAGATCTGCTTGCCGATGTACCATTCAACATCGGGGAGCAGCGTAGGATCCGCCTTCAAGTCCCCGGGAGCATATGCTCGCTTGGGGGCGGGCTCGGAGCTCTTGCTGTCGCCCGTGATGACGTACGAGATGACATCGCCCTTGCGGACCGTCTTACCCTTGGCCAACTCACGAAGAGCGACTTGGACCTGGGGCATGGAGTCGGCGTTGGGATACTCCTTGGGGGCTTTACCCAGTTGCGTATAGATGATGTACTTGGGTACAGGGATCGTCTGCTCACGCATCTTACCAGCAATGTCACGTAGGTACTCGTGGATGCGGGCGATGGAGACTTCTGTGTCATCTCCAGACAAAATCTCGTCTAGGAGATGCTTGGAGATCTCCTTGGACAGGGCGCAGTATTCTCGACGCTTCATGTCAAGACCCTTGacttccatcttctcgataaacttgccatccttctccacgaggttgatggcagcatacttcttcttggcttggaggaggatgcggcGGAAGACGTTGTCGATGTCAATCTCCAGCAGCTTGTACTGATCGTTGACAGCCTTCTTGAAGTCGTTGCCCACCTTGAAGGCGTCGGCAACGTTGTCCACGTTGGCGTTGATCATGACGGAATCAGTGTCACCATAGATGACCTGCAGGGACTTGCTCTCGGCAAGCTCCTTGGTGCTCCGAAGAATCTCACGACCCTTGAAGGTTGTCAAAACAGCCAGCGGTCGGGCATAGAAGCGAGACTTGGTGTAACCCAAACATCCGTACATGGAGTTTGCAGTCAGCTTCAACGCCAGCTGCTTGATGTCCCAGGTAGCCAGCTCTTCAGGCGTGGCCTTCTTATCCTTCATGAGACTCTTTACTTGTCGACGTCTGCTGACAAGAGTGGCAATGAGCCTGGGAAGGATACCCTGCTCCTGGTTGGTAGGCACATCGGGAACTGcgtcctcatcttcggcCTGCGTAGGGAGTTAGAAAAATCATACGGAAAAAGAGCCAGAGCCGACTTACCGAGGCTGTCCTGTCCACGGTTGTAAAGCAGATGTTGAACTCCTGAATGATGGATGGGTACAGAGAGTTAAAGTCCATGACAAGCACAAACTTGTCGTATAGGCCCTTCTCGGGCTCAAAGACGAGACCACCCTTgtacttgtccttcttcttcgcaTCGCCCGCCTCTTCCTGctgctcttcctcggcaCGTTGCCGGCCCCGGAAGGTCTGCTTGTCTGGGCAGATATACTTGTTGCGATGGAACTCGTGGAGCAGAATGTATTCGTTTCGCTCAGCTCGGGTTCCGGTGAGCGTTCGGGCCCACGAGTTACCTGCCAGGTTGGTGAGAACCTTGGTCAGGGGTAGCATCTGGACGCTGATGGCGAGAGCAGCGATATAATGTGTGTCTGCCTCCATGTGCGTGATGTAGTCCATGAGGCCCTGCTTCTCCTTAGCCCAGGTGCTAAGGGCCGTCTCATTGTCGAACTCGCGGCGTCGGTTATCCCCGGCGAGGTACAGGCTGCACATCTCGGTCAAGCTCCACGACTGACACTTGAACATGACAGACTTGCCAGCATCGTTGGCAAGGTCACAGAGAAGACGACCAGCGAGGATCTGACGTTCCGCAAAGACGTTGCCGCCAGTCTTTCCGATAGACGGGGGCCATTGGGTCCTGCGGAACCGGCCGAGCCTGGACCATTGGTGAATCTTCTTCTCATGTAGGCGGTTGAGAAGCACACTGTAGTCAACCCCTTCCAACTGGTGTCCAAGGATAACGTCCGGGTCGGCAACATCGACCTgagccaagaagaagctgagaATATCTGCTTCTTGCTTCTTCAGGACAATCAAACCCCTattcctcttccttgcaAGCTGGTCGAAGCCCAGGGGAAATCCTTGGCCGTGGGGACGGATGACAGTGAATGTTCGGCACGGAAGTTTCTCTGCTGGTGTAGTATCACTCAGTGACACCTTCTCATATATCCTTGCACTGATGGCCAGGATCTCCTGCTTGTTGTCCTTTGAGTTGAAGGCAGTTCTTAGAGACACGCTCATGAGAGTCAATGGTGGAACGTCAAGGTTGTCCGAGTCGCTGAGAACGGAAATCATGTTGGGATGCTCAGCCAACACTTCGAGCTTGCAGTGAGAACCgttcttgatgctgccaaagtcgccatcctcgatcTTGAGCCAACAAGGGCCCATAATGTTCTTCCAGAGAACAAACTGCTCAAAGAGGGCAGTGTTGCTGCCAAATACGTGAGAGTAGGTCTCACCAGGTGTTGGGTCGACTGGGGGTTCTGAGAAACAAGTGTTAGCCAGTAtccgagatgatggtggcgtGGGACGTACTGTTGTATGGGTACAAGAGCTTCATGTACTGGGCCTCCTTAGGAACACCAGGAAGCTCAAAGGCATACTTCCTGGTGcaggccttgatcttgtaCATTCCCACCTTCATCTTGGTCATGATTTCGTCGACTTCGTCATACACATTAGacatctcaacctcctcgccCGTCTCCTCTCCACCCTGCACTCGATGCTGCCGAGGGAGGAAGTATAGTTTTCTCAGGATATTGTCAACTTTGACAAAGCAGCTGACGTATGACCTTgtcttcttgttgaggaCCTTGCCAAAGAGGCATAGACTGCCGTTGATTTCCATGTAGTCTGtccagaagaagttgagaCTCCCGTCTTCCTCGACGGCGTCCTTGTGGTCGATTTTGCCGATGCCCTTGGTCTCACTTGGTGAGCTCGATACCACGTTGAGCCTTTCTGTGAGAGCGTTCCAGGACGTGGAGTCGACAGCGGCGCCATTGGCTTTGACGGGAGAGGAGCTGGCGGGGGTTGGGTAGGATTCCgccttgatgatcttctttATCGGCCTCGAACTCGTCAAGTTGACGCTGGTTGTAGCGATAGTGCCCGCGTGGGCAActtccatcatgtcctcgtcttcatcgtccttgggctcctGCTTAACCTGAGCCTTTCTCTGAGCGACTTTGGCGGCGGGTGAGGATGGCGCTGGCCCTTCGCTCATTGGAATGTCGGCAACTTCGAGGTCTGAGATATCGTCGGCGGCGGGGGGCATGaagccgtcgtcgtcatcagcAGCTGGGGGTAGGGGAGATGGTAGCCGAGTGTCGAgggtcttcttctttttgggGATGGGCTCGGGGGCAGGCGATAGCGCCCTTGCCTTGCGGCGCCCGCCTGATCTCTCGATCGCCGAGATGCGCACAGCGGGGGCCGGGATATTGTTATCAACCTCGCCCAGTAGATCCGTCAGGAaatcgtcgtcggccttggttCTGACGACCTGGATGCAGGTTAGAAGCTGATGGTATATCTCTAGTCGAAGGGATAGTtaccttgggcttgggctgtGTCCTGCCAGCGCCCTTGGTAAAGTATTCGCTAATGTCCTTGTCATTGGCGTCTCGCTTTGCTTGCTCCTGTTGgcggttcttcttggctgcaCGTCTTGTAAGCACATGGATCATGGCACTATGCAGCAGCTTCTGCTGAAGGACTAACCAGCTTTGCTAGGCCGCCCACGGACTactgcctcttcttcactATCCGAGTCGTAGGCTTGTACCCGATCCCACTCTTCTCGACCGTCATCTGCGTAACCCTCGCCGTTGTCGTCGACGACAAAGTCATCCTCGTTTAGTCGGTCACGGACGATCTTCTTGTATCCGGCTTCGTCGACTTCGTCGTAGAGGTTATCGACCTCGTTAACCTTGTAGTTGTCAAAGGCCTTCTTGCCGGACTGGCGAAgggccttgagctctgcGAGCTTGGCCCTGTGAGACATGGCGACTGCGAGCCTCAGGCCGATGGCATATCAGAAAGGCAATTGAATGAGAATGAGGCTCGAATCTTCTGAACCGTTAGATATTCGAGATCGTATCCAAAGAGCAGCGTCAATATCGACAATATTTCGAGATGGTTGACAATGCAATGAGAAGTGGAGGGTGGAGGTCCTCGATCCCCTGGCATGGCAACCGTCATTAGAAAAGTGGCCAGGCCAACGCGTCAAGGCGCGTTCTCACTGTCGCGTTGCCCGTGTCGATGGTGGGGCTTCCCTTAAAGTGCTTTACAGAGTGTGCAGCCAATAGGAGCCTGATGACAGGTGTGGCGG encodes:
- a CDS encoding DNA polymerase — protein: MSHRAKLAELKALRQSGKKAFDNYKVNEVDNLYDEVDEAGYKKIVRDRLNEDDFVVDDNGEGYADDGREEWDRVQAYDSDSEEEAVVRGRPSKAAKKNRQQEQAKRDANDKDISEYFTKGAGRTQPKPKVVRTKADDDFLTDLLGEVDNNIPAPAVRISAIERSGGRRKARALSPAPEPIPKKKKTLDTRLPSPLPPAADDDDGFMPPAADDISDLEVADIPMSEGPAPSSPAAKVAQRKAQVKQEPKDDEDEDMMEVAHAGTIATTSVNLTSSRPIKKIIKAESYPTPASSSPVKANGAAVDSTSWNALTERLNVVSSSPSETKGIGKIDHKDAVEEDGSLNFFWTDYMEINGSLCLFGKVLNKKTRSYVSCFVKVDNILRKLYFLPRQHRVQGGEETGEEVEMSNVYDEVDEIMTKMKVGMYKIKACTRKYAFELPGVPKEAQYMKLLYPYNKPPVDPTPGETYSHVFGSNTALFEQFVLWKNIMGPCWLKIEDGDFGSIKNGSHCKLEVLAEHPNMISVLSDSDNLDVPPLTLMSVSLRTAFNSKDNKQEILAISARIYEKVSLSDTTPAEKLPCRTFTVIRPHGQGFPLGFDQLARKRNRGLIVLKKQEADILSFFLAQVDVADPDVILGHQLEGVDYSVLLNRLHEKKIHQWSRLGRFRRTQWPPSIGKTGGNVFAERQILAGRLLCDLANDAGKSVMFKCQSWSLTEMCSLYLAGDNRRREFDNETALSTWAKEKQGLMDYITHMEADTHYIAALAISVQMLPLTKVLTNLAGNSWARTLTGTRAERNEYILLHEFHRNKYICPDKQTFRGRQRAEEEQQEEAGDAKKKDKYKGGLVFEPEKGLYDKFVLVMDFNSLYPSIIQEFNICFTTVDRTASAEDEDAVPDVPTNQEQGILPRLIATLVSRRRQVKSLMKDKKATPEELATWDIKQLALKLTANSMYGCLGYTKSRFYARPLAVLTTFKGREILRSTKELAESKSLQVIYGDTDSVMINANVDNVADAFKVGNDFKKAVNDQYKLLEIDIDNVFRRILLQAKKKYAAINLVEKDGKFIEKMEVKGLDMKRREYCALSKEISKHLLDEILSGDDTEVSIARIHEYLRDIAGKMREQTIPVPKYIIYTQLGKAPKEYPNADSMPQVQVALRELAKGKTVRKGDVISYVITGDSKSSEPAPKRAYAPGDLKADPTLLPDVEWYIGKQIFPPVERLCANIVGTSTSQLAEQLGLDIKRYSSFQTQQNSSSNDLEIHPLDSQIPDEVRFGDCARLSLRCRKCKASSTFEGLAVSPDRVTASGVVCGSCGATISTLSIVAQLEHAIRTQTTRYYEGWLVCDDSQCGNRTRQMSVYGTRCLGPKGLARDCLGRMRYEYTEKAIYTQLLYFASVWDVDKAKTKAQAADMSRQDRENILAQAEHNRVRFGTVKGVVDKYLEKCGRQWVAMDTLFSKLGFKPLA